A region from the Mya arenaria isolate MELC-2E11 chromosome 2, ASM2691426v1 genome encodes:
- the LOC128205345 gene encoding leucine-rich repeat-containing protein 45-like produces MVEEFKHSFLRLCREHGLEAQDCVVNLLKSLEHSSKKEKLVLNLSTNSLTSKTCAVLGKIVAADHTFVEYKFADCMLSEDAVKGLAYGFSRNSYVRKLDLKGNNIRGSAAEALGKMLRHNKSILSLCLEWNALGMLDNAFTIFCEGVGANSKLQALDLRNNQISHDSAAELCRALKQNSSIRALDLRWNNVGLLGGRAIVEMLQTNKIITRIELAGNNIPADILKAIETALSQNQDRELITDDHQKKTSMLTKHIHHIEKERATQMDELMGTIDQQEELLRKGKRSSNDKISQLQVALGERKAAFNSLASKLAMTESELALVEQKCNDYSVIITRLKQELSESSSVHQSDIRREREDRGNTEMKLLKELSEANERNISFETKVEDLERKTRQQTEQIFGYKEQITSLQAEIKMKGSQFEERLQSERSRNKDGLHEAELIRQKEVSRLKTEFEETEKALRERINRLEMSRLQLEEEISQLKTAAVTDKLHAEENISIAKQKVKLEEENRVKALEEKLRVLSVSRDDLQAHHNQHNTSIKELTSKNSSLTLEVESYKRRIEELSEEVNNKNMHTMQEVGKVRIELQSVHTKLDNEKAIQRELRDRLTEADNKLSEQMMKHRDLLESKEREITHLQEKLRAREAELSRSREEEMQRAQILQSAVMNYVSKVPSSPR; encoded by the exons CCTGGAGCATTCTTCAAAGAAGGAAAAGCTGGTGTTGAATCTCTCGACTAACAGTCTGACTAGCAAGACATGTGCAGTGCTGGGGAAAATAGTTGCAGCAGACCACACATTTGTTGAGTACAAGTTTGCCGACTGCATGCTCAGTGAAGATG ctgTCAAAGGGTTGGCCTATGGATTCTCCAGGAATAGCTATGTCAGGAAATTGGACTTAAAG GGCAATAATATTCGCGGTTCTGCTGCTGAGGCACTTGGAAAGATGTTGCGACACAATAAAAGTATTCTAAG CCTGTGTCTGGAGTGGAATGCTTTAGGAATGCTGGACAACGCCTTCACCATATTCTGCGAGGGGGTGGGGGCAAACTCTAAGCTTCAGGCACTTGACCTCCGCAACAACCAGATCAGCCATGACTCTGCAGCAGAACTCTGCAGGGCACTTAAACAGAATAGCAGCATTAGGGCACTCG ATCTGCGCTGGAACAATGTAGGACTCCTGGGGGGAAGGGCCATTGTGGAAATGTTGCAGACGAACAAGATCATTACACGCATTGAACTTGCTGGCAACAACATTCCAGCTGATATCCTTAAGGCTATAG AGACTGCACTGAGCCAGAACCAGGACCGGGAGTTGATTACAGACGACCACCAGAAGAAGACATCCATGCTCACCAAACACATTCACCATATCGAAAAGGAGCGTGCTACTCAG ATGGATGAACTGATGGGAACAATAGACCAACAGGAGGAACTGTTAAGGAAGGGGAAAAG GTCATCTAATGACAAGATCAGCCAGTTACAAGTGGCCCTCGGTGAGAGGAAGGCAGCATTCAACTCTCTTGCATCAAA ATTAGCCATGACAGAGTCTGAATTGGCCCTTGTGGAACAGAAATGTAATGATTACAGCGTGATCATCACACGCCTGAAACAGGAGCTCTCTGAATCTTCCAGCGTGCACCAAAGTGACATACGCAGAGAAAGAGAG GACAGGGGCAACACAGAGATGAAATTGTTGAAGGAGTTGTCAGAGGCCAATGAAAGAAACATAAGCTTTGAAACCAAG GTTGAGGACCTAGAGCGGAAGACTCGCCAGCAGACAGAACAGATTTTTGGCTACAAGGAGCAGATAACTTCGCTACAGGCTGAAATCAAGATGAAGGGCTCGCAGTTTGAAG AACGTCTCCAGAGTGAGAGAAGCAGAAATAAAGATGGCCTTCATGAGGCAGAGCTGATCAGACAGAAAGAG GTGTCCCGGCTGAAGACAGAGTTTGAGGAGACGGAAAAGGCGTTACGTGAGCGTATCAACCGTCTGGAGATGTCCCGTCTGCAACTAGAGGAAGAGATCAGCCAGCTGAAGACGGCAGCCGTCACTGACAAACTGCACGCAGAGGAAAATATCAGCATCGCAAAACAGAAGGTCAAACTGGAGGAG GAGAATCGTGTGAAGGCCTTGGAGGAGAAACTGCGCGTGTTGTCCGTGTCACGGGACGATCTCCAGGCCCACCACAACCAGCATAACACCTCCATCAAAGAACTCACGTCCAAAAACAGCTCCCTCACACTGGAGGTGGAGTCTTACAAGCGCAGGATTGAAGAACTCTCTGAG GAGGTGAACAACAAGAACATGCACACAATGCAGGAGGTCGGGAAGGTTCGTATCGAGCTTCAGAGTGTGCACACTAAGCTGGACAACGAGAAGGCCATACAGCGTGAACTTCGAGACAGACTCACAGAGGCTGATAATAAACTTTCGG AACAAATGATGAAACACAGAGACCTGTTGGAAAGCAAGGAAAGGGAGATCACCCATCTGCAGGAGAAGTTACGGGCAAGAGAGGCAGAGTTATCCCGCTCTAGGGAGGAGGAGATGCAGCGAGCACAAATTCTACAGAGTGCTGTTATGAACTATGTGAGCAAGGTGCCGAGCAGCCCAAGATGA